The DNA region GGGGATGGGCACCGCAGAATCGCCCGTTGCGTCAGTCGATACCACTGTCTCAAGTGGAATTCGGGCGCCTCTCACGCGAGATTCGGATGTAGATCAGGATCCTCGACGTAGAGATGGTACAGCAAGTAGCCCGCGTACCCGACTGGCGCCAACTGTCAATAATACGCTTCAGCTTGATCCCACCGATCCGACTGACCCCTGGAACACTGATACCTCGTTCCAGGGTGCGATGGAAACGCTTCATAATGCTCTAGCAGGCGAATTAGAGCGTAGACATTGGGTTATTCAGTCAGAGACTGTTGACAGCAATGACAGGGAGCGGCGTCAGCACCACGATTTGGGTGACGACGGTATAGGTCTGGATGTGTTCGTTTTCGAAGTGGGAGCGACAGAACGGGGGTCCACTCCTGAACGAGAGGCGGCCGTCGCAGATgtaagaagaagtggagggGATTCGATGGTCGGGGAGAgtgaaagaagggatgaagagctgCTGGAAGGCaatgtggatgaggaacacgaagaagatcaagacgaagaacaaggtAAGGCTTTTACAGAGTCCGAAATTGGGTGCAAATATACAATGTCGCGGGAGGGCTGATCaacttttttttggtgtAAAAAGACTCTAGGACCCGACGGGATATGGGGCTTTCAAACCGTAGGGTGTCGATGAAAGAGTGTTATCAAGTAAACCTCCATCTGTGGCCCGGTACGGCGGGTTGGGGGAATTCTCGAGGGGGAGGATGTCCCTGTCGGGAGGCGACTATAGAACCGTCGCAGATTTAACTGTGTAAATATAATACTCTTGTTGAAGGCTGTCACTTATCAGCCTCTCTGTTTCCCTGCTATTTATATCCTCCAGTGTCCATTATTGTCTCAAACAGGAGTAATAACTTGTGGAAAGACAGGGGTGGATTAATAATTATATTATTTCTCGCCATAGAACTGGGGTTTGGAATGGGCAGTATGTATATGCATGTAGTGACTGAATCCTTTGCCAGTTCTCTCTATTGGTTTAGCAATAgttttcttccatctctcttcttttatTACTCCTCCTCTTTATGATGAATGATAATCATCCTCCTAGCATAAAGTGGAGGTGAGTCAAGTCCAAACGACGTCATAGAAACGAGACGTGAGATGCGAGATGAGCGAGGCAAAGCGGAACACTCTACGCTACGAGATTATTATTGCAGTCGGAAACTTTAAACGCCTTTCACTTTCTTTTaatccttctccaagaagcaagaagcaagatACCACCATGATAGACTCTTCGCCCCACCTAACATGGACAAATGTCTTTATAGGCCTTCTCTTTGTCATATTCGATTCGGTCCTCTCCATCGTCCTCGGCCTCGGCATCGCCAGCTCTCTTCTAATCGCTGCTGTGAGATGTATAATCCAGCTGTCCGTTATGGGGTTGGTGTTGGACAAGGTATTTGCAAGTAATAATATCTGGGGGGTCGTTGGTATTGCCGGTGAGTTGATCAAGTCAAATGGGTCACGGGGGGAACGTTTTTCCCTTGCAAGCCGaaatcaaaaaaaaagtcggGTAcggtggagaaggataaCGCTGAAGAAACGAAtgtctttttccttttctaGTTCTGCTCAATGTCCTGGCTGCTACCGAGGCCACGTATAACAAGGCCAAAAGACGATTCTCGAACATGGTACGTCAAATCCTACGTATCAGGAAACCGGCGTGATGTAGAGGCTTATAGTGGACACAACTGTACGGTAGTTCCCACTCATCCTTGCGGCAATGATGAGCGGTACAGTCCCAGTCTCTATACTCGGTACTAATTTTGCCATGGCGCAACATCCGTTCTGGAAACCAGATCAATACAGTACGTGCATTTTGTCTATCCGCCTTCTATGTTgggcggggggggggggatTCAACACGGCTGATCTTGATCTATACAGTCCCCATCATTGGTATGATTCTCGGTAATGCCATCTCCGCCGTTGGTCTGGCCGTCAACAGTGTCCACAAAGAGTTTGCAGAGAATAAGGACCGAATAGAGACCTACCTAGCGATGGGCGCGAGCAGATTCGAAGCTTGCCAACCGGTGGCTGTGGAGGCTCTCAAGATGGCATTGTTACCCACTGTGAACCAGCTCAGGTAAGGTCTAGCTGCTACATATTagtgaaaaaaaaatgctAAGCACAATGTGGACTGGTAGTGTTATTGGATTGGTGAGCTTGCCTGGTATGATGACCGGTGCGATCGTTGGTGGGAAATCGGTCGAACAGGCTGCGAGATTGCAAAGTGAGTGACTGCTTTTTCCGATGCGATGGTGCATCCAGCTAACCTTCAATGTAGTGATCATCATGTTCAGTTCGTAGCCCATTCAGTTTACTCGAGACGCCCACATCTGCCTAAACTAACCTTTCACAGTGATTTCGGCGTCCTCGGCGCTCTGCACACTCCTTGCCCTCTTTTTCTGCCTCGCCACCCTTGTTGACTCTCGTGCCCGCCTGCGCCCTGACAAACTGCACTCAAAGGCTCCACTGTTATACAGATGGAGAGATGCGGTTGGGG from Cryptococcus neoformans var. neoformans B-3501A chromosome 4, whole genome shotgun sequence includes:
- a CDS encoding hypothetical protein (Match to ESTs gb|CF189111.1|CF189111, gb|CF189110.1|CF189110; HMMPfam hit to UPF0014, Uncharacterised protein family (UPF0014), score: 96.1, E(): 8.4e-26); the encoded protein is MIDSSPHLTWTNVFIGLLFVIFDSVLSIVLGLGIASSLLIAAVRCIIQLSVMGLVLDKVFASNNIWGVVGIAVLLNVLAATEATYNKAKRRFSNMFPLILAAMMSGTVPVSILGTNFAMAQHPFWKPDQYIPIIGMILGNAISAVGLAVNSVHKEFAENKDRIETYLAMGASRFEACQPVAVEALKMALLPTVNQLSVIGLVSLPGMMTGAIVGGKSVEQAARLQMIIMFMISASSALCTLLALFFCLATLVDSRARLRPDKLHSKAPLLYRWRDAVGERIWDGLKKITFWGRKERGTEEERRGLLDGQSR